Genomic window (Chloroflexota bacterium):
CCACGGTGTGATCCCCTCGGGGAGGAGAATAAGCTCATCTTCAGCGGTGGCCCATTGGCGGCCCTGGGGGTCTCCAGTGCCGGGCGGCTCTCCGTGGGGGCCAAAAGCCCTCTAACCGGGGGCATCAAGGAGGCCAATGCCGGTGGTACCCTGGCCGATAGCCTGGCCAGG
Coding sequences:
- a CDS encoding aldehyde ferredoxin oxidoreductase produces the protein MSPTPSLLRFTMTDGQWREEALADPLQGGRQLVARVLSEEVNPRCDPLGEENKLIFSGGPLAALGVSSAGRLSVGAKSPLTGGIKEANAGGTLADSLAR